Part of the Streptomyces sp. NBC_00457 genome, TCCAGATCCTTGTCCTCGGCCAGCTTGCGGCGCCGCTCGTCGACGATCCGGAAGGTGATGCGGAGGTGGTCGGGGACCTTGGACCAGTCGAAGTCGTCCGCGGTGAACGGGACGCCCACCATGCGCTTCAGCTCGCGGGCCATGGTGGTGGTGAGGGGCTCCTGGAGCGGGATGGCCGTGTCCAGGAAGCGCTTCGCGAAGTTCGGCGCCGGTACGTAGTTGCGGCGGATCGGCTTCGGGAGGGAGCGGATCAGCTCGGTGACGACTTCCTCCCGCAACCCCGGGATCTGCCAGTCGAAGCCCTCGTCCGTGACCTGGTTCAGGACCTGGAGCGGGACGTGGACGGTCACACCGTCAGCGTCCGCGCCCGGCTCGAACTGGTACGTCACCCGGAACTTCAGGTTCCCCTGCCGCCAGGAGTCCGGATAGTCGGCCTTGGTGACCGCCTCCGCGGACTCCCGGATGAGCATCTCGCGCTCGAAGTCGAGGAAGTCGGGCTGCTCGTGCCGCTTGTGCTTCCACCAGGAGTCGAAGTGGGCGCCGGAGACGACATGTTCGGGGACCCTCTCGTCGTAGAAGTCGAAGAGCGTCTCGTCGTCGACGAGGATGTTCCGGCGCCGGGCGCGGTGCTCCAGCTCCTCGACCTCGCTGAGGAGCTTGCGGTTGTCGGCGAAGAACTTGTGGTGCGTGCGCCAGTCGCCCTCGACGAGCGCGTTGCGGATGAACAGCTCGCGGGACGCCTCCGGGTCGATCCGGCCGTAGTTGACCTTGCGGTCGGCGATGATCGGGACGCCGTAGAGCGTGACCTTCTCGTACGCCATCACCGCGGCCTGGTCCTTCTCCCAGTGCGGTTCGCTGTACGTCCGCTTGAGCAGGTGCTCGGCGAGGGGTTCGACCCACTCGGGCTCGATGCGGGCGTTGACGCGGGCCCAGAGACGGGAGGTCTCCACCAGTTCGGCGGACATCACGAAACGCGGGGGCTTCTTGAAGAGGGCCGAGCCCGGGAAGATCGCGAACTTGGCGCTCCGGGCGCCGAGATATTCGTTCTTGGCTGTGTTTCTCCCGCCCTCCCCCCCGGCGTCCTTCACATCCTTCATGCCGATGTGGGAGAGCAGCCCCGCGAGGAGGGAGACGTGGACCCTCTGCTCGGGCGCGTCCTCCTCGTTCAGATGGATGCCCATCTGCTTCGCGACCGTTCTCAACTGCGTATAGATGTCCTGCCATTCGCGGATGCGCAGGAAGTTCAGGTACTCCTGCTTGCACATCCGGCGGAAGGACGACGAGCCGCGTTCCTTCTGCTGCTCGCGGATGTACCGCCACAGGTTGAGATAGGCGAGGAAGTCGCTGGTCTCGTCCTTGAAGCGGGCGTGCTGCTGGTCGGCCTGCGTCTGCTTGTCGGCCGGGCGCTCGCGCGGGTCCTGGATGGACAGGGCGGCGGCTATGACCATGACCTCGCGGACACAGCCGTTCTTGTCGGCCTCCAGGACCATGCGGGCCAGGCGGGGGTCGACGGGCAGCTGGGCGAGCTTGCGGCCGGTGTCGGTGAGGCGCTTGCGCGAGTCCTTCTGCGTGGGGTCCAACGCGCCCAGTTCCTGGAGGAGTTGGACGCCGTCGCGGATGTTGCGGTGGTCCGGCGGGTCGATGAAGGGGAACTTCTCGATCTCGCCCAGTCCGGCGGCGGTCATCTGCAGGATGACGGACGCGAGGTTCGTACGCAGGATCTCCGCGTCCGTGAATTCCGAGCGGGCCTCGAAGTCGTCCTCGCTGTAGAGGCGGATGCAGATGCCGTCGGACGTACGGCCGCAGCGGCCCTTGCGCTGGTTGGCGCTGGCCTGGGAGATCGGCTCGATGGGGAGCCGCTGCACCTTCGTGCGATGGCTGTACCGGCTGATCCGGGCGAAGCCGGGGTCGATGACGTACTTGATGCCCGGGACGGTGAGGGAGGTCTCGGCGACGTTCGTCGCCAGAACGATCCTGCGGCCGGTGTGCGGCTGGAAGACGCGATGCTGCTCGGCGTGGGACAGCCGGGCGTAGAGGGGGAGTACCTCCGTGAACCGGTAGTTCTTCTTCACGAGCGCGTCCGCGGTGTCGCGGATCTCCCTCTCCCCCGAGAGAAAGACGAGGATGTCGCCCTTGCCTTCCCCCTGAAGCTCCTCGACGGCATCACAGATCGCGGTGATCTGGTCGCGGTCGGAGTCGTCGCCCTCTTCTTCCAGGAGCGGCCGGTAACGCACCTCGACGGGATACGTACGCCCGCTGACCTCGATGATCGGGGCGTCGCCGAAGTGCCGGGAGAAGCGCTCGGGGTCGATGGTGGCCGAGGTGATGACGACCTTGAGATCGGGCCGCTTCGGCAGCAACTGCGCGAGATACCCGAGCAGGAAGTCGATGTTGAGAGACCGCTCGTGGGCCTCGTCGATGATGATCGTGTCGTAGGCGCGCAGCTCGCGGTCGGTCTGGATCTCGGCGAGCAGGATGCCGTCGGTCATCAGCTTGATGAAGGTGGCGTCCGGGTTGACCTGGTCGGTGAACCGCACCTTCCAGCCGACGGCCTCGCCGAGCGGGGTGTCCAGCTCTTCCGCCACCCGCTCGGCGACGGTACGGGCGGCGATCCGCCGGGGCTGCGTGTGCCCGATCATGCCGCGCACGCCCCGGCCGAGCTCCATGCAGATCTTCGGGATCTGCGTGGTCTTCCCGGAGCCGGTCTCACCGGCGACGATCACGACCTGGTGGTCGCGGATGGCGTCGGCGATGTCGTCGCGCTTCTGGCTGACGGGAAGCTGCGGGGGGTAGGTGACGGCGGGTACCCGGGCCCGCCGCTCGCCCATCCGCTGTTCGGCCTTGGCGACCTCGGCCTCGATCTCGGTGAGAACGGCGGCGCGGGCCTCCGTCTTGCGGATCTTGCGGGCACCTTCGAGCCGCCGGCCGAGCCGGTGCGCGTCGCGCAGCGAGAGTTCGGCCAGACGGGGGGCGAGGGCGCCGAGGGCGGGGGAGCCGGGGGCGGGGTGCGTAGACATACGCGGTCCAGGATCTCATCCCGGGGAAATCGATGGCGAACGCTTTTGCCGTCGGCGGACCGGTCACAGAGAGTGGCCCGAGAATGATCAAGGGCCCCGCTCACTGAGCGGGGCCCTTGGGCTGTGGCTGGGGCCGGGGTCGAACCGGCGACCTATCGCTTTTCAGGCGATCGCTCGTACCAACTGAGCTACCCAGCCACGAGATTCCAAAAAGGAACCTCAGCGGTCCTGACGGGATTTGAACCCGCGGCCTCCACCTTGACAGGGTGGCGAGCACTCCAAACTGCTCCACAGGACCATGCGATGCGTACGACAGTGTCGCACACGGTGTTACGTGCCCCCAACGGGATTAGTGCAGCCGCGACACGTCCGCGAAAGTCATCATCCCGTCGTGAGCTGACGCTCACCGCGACTGTCGGACTGCCTCGCCGTCGTCGCCGGACTGGTGATTCCCAGTGACCGGTTGGAGGCTGGCTGGCGGGCCGATGTCGCTGGAAAAGCGTATCAGACCTCGGGGCGTGCTCTGCGCGCGTGCCGGGCGGCCCCACGGCGTCCCTGGACAGGGGGTTCGAAGGTCGAGCGGTCAGTGGATCTGCTGCCTGATCATGCTGCTGTACGCCGTCGAGGCGGCGGGTGGACTGCGATGAGTACCCTCTGGCAGCCGTTGAAGGGCTGCCGGACGGGGCCGGGCGGAGGCCTTGGCCTGGAGGTGTGGGTCCGCCGGGGATGTGCCGTAAGGGTTGCGGCGGTCGCAGCGTATGCCGGTCCGGGTGGAGGCGCACGGTGAGCTGGGTGTCCCGGCGGGCGCGGCGGAACGGCCCGTATCGAGGTCCGTGAGCGCGGTGAGAATGTGCCGGGCAGTCCTGGGCCTGGCGCAGGAGGTTGTCCTGCCGACGGGCCAGGTCGGCGAGTGTGTGCTGCGGTGGCAGGGCGTGCGGCCCGGCGGTCGTTCGTTGGCGTGCGTCGCTACTTCTTCCTGCGCTTGGACGGTTGCGCAGGCTCCGGGGTCGGCGTCCTGGGCGTGGTGCGCAGCATGACTGTGTAGTTGCGGTGCACGAAGAGCTTGTCGATCTCCGGGACGCTGGAGGAGCCCACACCGCAGCAGGCGTAATGGATGGTCAGCGGTGGGGCGTCGTCTTCCTGGTTTTGGCGGGCCGTGGCAAGTGCCTGCACTTTGTCCTGCAGAGTGCCCCCCTCGACCGAGGTCGCGCCCTCGGCCAGATGCCTGGCCTCCAGCGGCATCAGCTTGTAGTTGATGACCTCCTCGCCCGGGCCGAAGGTCTTGGGATAGCCGGGAGGCAGGGGTTTGCGCTTGTTGGTGGGGCCGACCAGTTCGAGGTCGTCCGCCGTCGGCGGAGTACCGGACTCCACGAGCTTGGCCACCTCGTTCTCCAGCCATGCGCCGGGCGGAGCGTAGACGACGAGTTCGATGCCCTCGGGCACGGTGAAGGTGGCCTTGAGCGCGCGGCTGCGCGGGTTGTCGGGATTCCTGGGCAGGCGCTGGTTGTCGCCGAACCGCCCGTGTCCGCTGAGCACGGCCACGTCCTGGTCCTGGGAGGTGTCGTCCGGCATCCGCTGCACGGGCATCGCCCCGCCGGCGAGTATCCGGCAGACTGCGGCGTTGCCGGCGGAGCGCTGAAGCCCCATCAGGGCACTGGTCCCCTGTGCTGCTGCGGATGACGTGAGCGCGGTGGGAGAGGCCGGACGTGGGGTCGCGTGGGGCCGGTGGCCTTCCTGCGCCTCTTCATGCGCGCGCATCAGTCACTCCCCTTCGGTACGAGATCCACACGAGCACGGTGGAGTGGCGATGTTAGGGGGGCGCGCCCGGCGACAGCAGAGCACCACGGGCACACTCGGGGGCAACGCGACCTGCCCCTCGGGCTCCACCAAGCCTGGGGCCGCTTGTGCCGCAGTGGTCGCCGGAGCCGGCGGTCCACCATGCGCCGGAGCAAACGAGCGCAACCCGAGACGGCGGATGAGGAACCGTAAAACCCGCACCTGCCAGACGATCTACGCCCCAGACTGCCGCCTTGCTGAGCAGCCCCGGCGTCAGGCCGGCCGGATCCGGTCCCGTACCTCCGGCCGCGCCTCGAACCCGGCCGCCTTGTACGTGGCGACGCCGCCGACGTTGGAACTCGGCGTGCAGACACGTGCGCTCGACGAGCCCATCTCCCGCAGCGCGGCCGCCCCGGCCACGGTGATCGCCCGACCGTAGCCGCGACCACGGTGGTCCTCGTGGACGCCCATCGGCTCGACCAGCCCCGGCTTCCCCGGGCCGGCCGACCACACCGTCACCACCGCCGCCATGCTGCCCTGGTCGTCATAAGCGCCCAGGCAGCGGGCGTCGGGGTAGAACGGTCCCGCCGACATCGCGTGCCAGTACTCGCGCGTAGGCCGCGCAGTGTTGAACGCCGACCGCAGGACGTCGGCGAAGTCCTGCGCCTGCTCCGGGCCGATCGACTTGATCCGCACGCCCGGGTCCTCCACCGCCTCGGTGAGGTCGCGGAAGAGCGGCGTCCACGGCTCGTCGACGCCCCAGCCCTCCTTGCTCAGCAGGTCGTGGAGCAGCAGGCCCGGCGGCGCCTCGATGGACACCGTTCCTTCCGGCAGCACGCCGCGCTCAGGCAGCGAGAAGTCCTCGACAAGCCGCCGTGCCAAGTCCTCATCCTGGAAAGCGTCCGGAGCGACCGTCATCCGCAGCAGTGTCGGCGAGTCGAGCATCCCGACCGCGAGAATCCGCCCGTCCCGACTCCAGGTCCGGACCACCGCGGCTGTCTCGGCCGTTCCGAACCGGTAGTTCCAGCCGATGTCCCCGGAATGCAACTGCATCGGCGCTTCGTCGTACTGCCACTCCCGCAGCGCGGCCATGGCCTCGCGTACCCCGTCGACGGTCGGCGTACCCAGCGCAATCGTCATAGCCGGGATCAGACACGCCATCCCGAAGGTCCGCAACCGATTAACCGGGCCGACCGCCGCTCCCGCGACGGCCCGACAGAGCTTCTGTCCGCGAGAAATCGCAAAACGTCAACTCCGCTTGACTGTGTCACTGGTTC contains:
- the hrpA gene encoding ATP-dependent RNA helicase HrpA, encoding MSTHPAPGSPALGALAPRLAELSLRDAHRLGRRLEGARKIRKTEARAAVLTEIEAEVAKAEQRMGERRARVPAVTYPPQLPVSQKRDDIADAIRDHQVVIVAGETGSGKTTQIPKICMELGRGVRGMIGHTQPRRIAARTVAERVAEELDTPLGEAVGWKVRFTDQVNPDATFIKLMTDGILLAEIQTDRELRAYDTIIIDEAHERSLNIDFLLGYLAQLLPKRPDLKVVITSATIDPERFSRHFGDAPIIEVSGRTYPVEVRYRPLLEEEGDDSDRDQITAICDAVEELQGEGKGDILVFLSGEREIRDTADALVKKNYRFTEVLPLYARLSHAEQHRVFQPHTGRRIVLATNVAETSLTVPGIKYVIDPGFARISRYSHRTKVQRLPIEPISQASANQRKGRCGRTSDGICIRLYSEDDFEARSEFTDAEILRTNLASVILQMTAAGLGEIEKFPFIDPPDHRNIRDGVQLLQELGALDPTQKDSRKRLTDTGRKLAQLPVDPRLARMVLEADKNGCVREVMVIAAALSIQDPRERPADKQTQADQQHARFKDETSDFLAYLNLWRYIREQQKERGSSSFRRMCKQEYLNFLRIREWQDIYTQLRTVAKQMGIHLNEEDAPEQRVHVSLLAGLLSHIGMKDVKDAGGEGGRNTAKNEYLGARSAKFAIFPGSALFKKPPRFVMSAELVETSRLWARVNARIEPEWVEPLAEHLLKRTYSEPHWEKDQAAVMAYEKVTLYGVPIIADRKVNYGRIDPEASRELFIRNALVEGDWRTHHKFFADNRKLLSEVEELEHRARRRNILVDDETLFDFYDERVPEHVVSGAHFDSWWKHKRHEQPDFLDFEREMLIRESAEAVTKADYPDSWRQGNLKFRVTYQFEPGADADGVTVHVPLQVLNQVTDEGFDWQIPGLREEVVTELIRSLPKPIRRNYVPAPNFAKRFLDTAIPLQEPLTTTMARELKRMVGVPFTADDFDWSKVPDHLRITFRIVDERRRKLAEDKDLEALKLQLKPKARKALSQAAAATAERQGGESLERKGLTDWTIGSLTRVFETRRAGQPVKAYPALVDDGDTVSVRLFDTEAEQQQAMWKGTRRLILRNIPVNPAKFASEKLTNAQKLALSANPHGSIQALFDDCAMAAADKLIGDFGGPVWDEESYRKLYDKVRAEIVDTTVRTVDQVQQVLAAWQACERRLKAVRSPALLPNLADVRAQLDGLVKPGFVTEAGTRRLPDLMRYLVAADRRLQQMPTNVQRDTTRMEKVHEMRDEYAWLLEQMPQGRPVPSSVLDIRWMIEELRVSYFAHALGTAYPVSDKRIVKAIDAAAP
- a CDS encoding putative adhesin, with amino-acid sequence MGLQRSAGNAAVCRILAGGAMPVQRMPDDTSQDQDVAVLSGHGRFGDNQRLPRNPDNPRSRALKATFTVPEGIELVVYAPPGAWLENEVAKLVESGTPPTADDLELVGPTNKRKPLPPGYPKTFGPGEEVINYKLMPLEARHLAEGATSVEGGTLQDKVQALATARQNQEDDAPPLTIHYACCGVGSSSVPEIDKLFVHRNYTVMLRTTPRTPTPEPAQPSKRRKK
- a CDS encoding GNAT family N-acetyltransferase; this encodes MTIALGTPTVDGVREAMAALREWQYDEAPMQLHSGDIGWNYRFGTAETAAVVRTWSRDGRILAVGMLDSPTLLRMTVAPDAFQDEDLARRLVEDFSLPERGVLPEGTVSIEAPPGLLLHDLLSKEGWGVDEPWTPLFRDLTEAVEDPGVRIKSIGPEQAQDFADVLRSAFNTARPTREYWHAMSAGPFYPDARCLGAYDDQGSMAAVVTVWSAGPGKPGLVEPMGVHEDHRGRGYGRAITVAGAAALREMGSSSARVCTPSSNVGGVATYKAAGFEARPEVRDRIRPA